The Methanobacterium petrolearium genome contains a region encoding:
- a CDS encoding ABC transporter ATP-binding protein, protein MSLIKFEDFSFKYPHQKNALSNINLDINDGEFVLFCGPSGSGKTTLLANIKNEIRPVGDCDGVIYYDGENIRNMEDERSASEIGFLFQNPEDQFVSDNVLQEIAFSLENMGLPTNEIRNRVAEMTAFFGLDKYLYKNVNELSGGQKQLVNLCSLLVLKPKLLLLDEPTSQLDPIAAYDFLTILRRLNEEFSITIMATEHKIDNMFPFIDKAVFLEDGCIKYSDGPRSICQEAWNNEIFSNYLPAVTRINFLLGSKYDYVNELKIPLNIRQGRGNLNLLDGELKKSHNSLSTTNYKRTPDTEYSKGTVKENENTLIKCDDIWFGYIQDHLVLKGINFDIKKGEFLSIIGGNGTGKSTLLQILAGLMKPKKGKITYKKGLRLGYVHQNPMIHFRQETVEEEFSEYSSGLTPEQLAQENGGLGKLFRSILGSKDHSDSAISPAESSKLKSKRFASEEEKQNIIHLFGLEDLMDKHPYDCSGGEKQKIAIVKALLTKPDVLILDEPTKGIDPVSKLHFADLMKKLQSDGLTIVMTTHDIDFAAEYSHRCILLFDGGIQVDDEPKPVFSNNNFYTTFVNRMVKDYLPNCVTLSDVKREWNI, encoded by the coding sequence ATGAGCTTGATCAAATTTGAAGATTTCAGTTTCAAATATCCCCACCAAAAAAATGCTCTTTCCAACATAAATCTCGATATAAATGATGGAGAATTTGTTTTATTCTGCGGACCATCCGGTTCTGGGAAAACTACTCTGCTGGCTAACATAAAAAACGAGATACGGCCTGTGGGGGATTGTGATGGTGTGATCTATTATGATGGGGAGAACATACGTAACATGGAAGATGAGAGATCTGCCTCTGAAATTGGTTTTTTATTTCAAAATCCTGAAGATCAATTTGTTTCAGACAATGTACTCCAGGAGATAGCTTTTTCCCTGGAAAATATGGGATTACCCACCAATGAAATTCGCAACCGGGTTGCAGAGATGACTGCTTTTTTTGGTCTGGATAAATATCTTTACAAGAATGTCAATGAACTCTCCGGTGGCCAGAAACAACTGGTAAATCTATGTTCCCTTCTGGTGTTAAAACCCAAATTACTTCTTTTAGACGAACCAACCTCACAACTTGACCCCATTGCAGCCTATGATTTTCTAACTATCCTTAGAAGATTGAACGAAGAATTTTCCATCACCATAATGGCCACTGAACATAAGATTGATAACATGTTCCCCTTCATTGATAAAGCAGTGTTTCTAGAGGATGGATGCATAAAATACTCTGATGGACCCCGAAGTATATGTCAGGAAGCATGGAACAACGAAATATTCAGTAATTATTTGCCGGCTGTAACCCGTATCAACTTCCTCCTGGGATCAAAGTATGATTATGTAAATGAACTAAAAATACCCCTTAACATACGTCAGGGACGTGGAAATCTAAATCTTCTGGACGGTGAACTGAAAAAATCCCACAACTCCCTATCCACAACCAACTACAAAAGGACCCCAGATACAGAATATTCTAAAGGAACTGTCAAAGAAAATGAAAATACCCTGATTAAATGTGATGATATCTGGTTTGGTTACATACAGGATCATTTAGTTTTAAAGGGAATTAATTTTGATATTAAAAAGGGAGAATTTCTCAGTATTATAGGAGGAAACGGAACTGGTAAAAGCACCCTGTTACAGATATTAGCCGGACTTATGAAGCCCAAAAAAGGGAAAATTACCTATAAAAAGGGTCTCAGACTGGGTTATGTTCACCAGAACCCTATGATTCATTTCCGCCAGGAAACTGTAGAAGAAGAGTTTTCAGAATACTCATCAGGACTAACTCCAGAACAGTTAGCCCAGGAAAATGGAGGGTTGGGTAAATTGTTCAGATCCATTCTAGGATCCAAAGACCATTCTGATAGTGCTATTTCACCTGCTGAATCTTCTAAATTAAAGAGTAAAAGATTTGCATCTGAAGAGGAAAAACAGAATATTATCCATTTATTTGGTCTTGAAGATTTAATGGATAAACATCCCTATGATTGTAGTGGTGGTGAAAAACAGAAAATCGCCATTGTAAAGGCTTTGTTAACCAAACCAGATGTTTTAATTTTGGATGAACCCACTAAAGGTATTGATCCAGTATCTAAACTTCACTTTGCTGATTTGATGAAAAAACTACAAAGTGATGGTTTAACCATTGTAATGACCACTCACGACATTGATTTTGCTGCAGAATATTCCCATAGATGTATATTACTCTTTGACGGCGGA